The genomic DNA CTTTGGCCCAGGGTTAAGAAAATGGTAAAAGCAAAAACAAGGTAAAATTggcttttatttgaaaaagaaagatggacttaaaagataaattggTTGGATGGTGATGAGAATGATAAGCGATTCATATTTAGAACGTTACTGTAATGAGAAATGTAATACTATGCTGATTCAGGAACGAAAAATATGTTATccattccatattttttttttataaaatataaaagatattcttataatatttgatttttttaaaaatatgaaatcttttttatatttagtgtcacttaaatatcttttcaaaatttatattttaatagggttaattttattgatagcTTTTAAGGCTTGGTGTGACTACACCGATCattattagtttcaaattttattattaatatttctataaatttattgtggttataaaattcattttcaagggattttatgtaaaaataatttagatcagtgttaaatttttttctaaaaattaaaatttattcttcaaaaaataaaatttatacgTGAAATACTAATATAGAAGTAATAAATGacgaaatttgaaattaataatggtttaatgtatttatattaaatcTCAAGAGTTctcaatgaaattaattatattttaatacataattatttatttatttttatttatattgttaataagtaaaatatttaaaattttatagatgaaaaaaattattatattatagtgTCAATCTTTTGCTTAAACAGGTAATAGTATTATATTGGGGCATATaactagtatatatatatatatatatatatatatatatatatatatatatatatatatatatatatttctttttcaagcTCAAAAGTAAGtaatatgaaagaaagaaagaacatgaGAGAAATAAATTGAAGGAAACCTATGTCTCCATACACCTATTTgtaaaaaaccataaaataataactcaaaatttataaaatccaaatttcatatatttatctaaaaaatagttaagattttgtaaaaaactattattgagTTTATTAAACTcgaattattttcaaatgattctTATTAATGTGTGAAAACATATTCTTCTCATAGATTCTTAAAAgtgaaatatttatattttatatcttaaaatatacaTTTTCTCATATATTTACAAGAAcggatatttatattttatatcttaatgaaagtttattatataaaaacacaCATATCTTGTTTTGTCTTtggttaattaaataaaataaaaggttatttgatgaaaatggtttttgaaaacctaatttttaaaatttggggcctgtttgtttagtgttttcaagaactgttttctgttcttgaaaacaaaaaataccaaaaactcgtttgattgagagagtcgtttttgtttttgtttttgtttagtGATTTCCCATTATTTTTCGgtcttatttgaataaaaatactttattatatTCTTATACTAATAACCCTCCCATTATTTcatcctttaaaataaatatttctaaaatactTATATGAATCGCATgccaaataaattgatataaaaaaaagactaaaactCGTTTAAACTTATAGTTTATAAGATTTTGGGTTTctataattttatctttattttttgaactaaaaattatttgttctttttctattaataaaaactattatttagataataaataattataaaattgatcAAGAAAATGGAGGAGGAGAAGCCGTGTATTCATCTGCAACATATGAAATTCAATCCcctgtaaaataaaatttctaagtAAAAGTCATGATATTGTCCAACAGAAAGTCTAAACTCCATCCTTTTAACCTAATCATCAGCAAAAAGTCAAAACTGCAAAGCATCAACATCACAATTCCATGTCATCCAGATCAGGCAATGGAAACCTAAGAATAGCAGCAACCCCAGTTAGCTGACCTAACTGCTCTCCCATTACATGATTGTGTGAATACACCAAGGCCATCCCTCCCGCCTTCTTTACCGACTTAACTAAATCCGTGTACTTGTGCCTACTTCCATGGTTTGCACTCCGGTAAAGTTCGTCACTTATAAACAGAGTGTCGATTGCCATCAATTCATTTGCCTTCTCCACACTCTTTGATCCATAACACGCCCTACTTGAATCGTTGCTCAACATGTCGCACAAGTCCTTCCATGCTGTTATCTGCACTGCCCCGTTTTTGCCCCGAATCAATTTCATTACCTCGGGCTCATGCAACACCGCTTTCAAAGTTGCTTTTCCCGAAGTATTCACCACTACCACACGttccttattttcttctatttgctGCAGCTTCTGCCTTCGTGATTCTGCTAGCAAGTATTGCCGAAACTCCGTCCCGACAGGACTTGCTATTATGACCAAGCTTACGAAGTTGAAATTTACGTGCTTTTCAAATTCtgttaaaatgttttcaaaaaacttgtttgactTTGACTGAGATTTCGATTTTGCAGCTCTATTCTTGTTGAGATTGGTTTTAGATGGGGCTTCGATGTTGGCACAAAGTGTAGTGGCTATTTTCCCTATCGAGTACAACTCCGCGGATACGTCTTGTATCAACAAGACTGCGAGGTCTGCTTTAGCAGCATTGCCGTAGGAGCGTAGTTCCTCGATTGCATCAGAATCCCAAACTTTCTTCTTCAGGTCAAACGGTTTATTCCTCTCAATCTCTATGGTGTGGAAGGCACCGGCGTCTACGTGTTCATTGTGCACCAAGTTCCTGCCGGCGACGCGGATTACTGAGCCTACTTTATCATAATCGATGGCGGTGATTTTGATTTCAAGTGTGAGTCTAACTCTGCCAAAGGCGGTTTTGCGGGTTGTATCGGCAACGATGACATCGCCCTTAGAAATCAAATTGTAAAGGAGCCACATGTCATCTGGTTCTTCAGGAACGATATTGATGGTTCCACCGCTATTAGGAaggattttttcttcttctaccaGCTTCATCCTTTTCAGAGAAAGTATGGACTATGAACAACAGAAATTATAAGCGAAAAGAATAAATAACACAAAACATAAAAgattttacatgaaaaaccaTTCACAAAGTCTTCCAAAGACTTTGCggatattaaaaatacaagttagagataaaaaaaattataattatatatatatatctatatatatatatatatatatatatatatatataaagagaaaacCTAATGAACTTTGAATCAAATTGGAACTCGAAAACCCAATGAACTTTGAATCAAATTAGAAATCATATCCgactaaaaaacaatttagaaatcatatccaactaaaaaacaatttaaaattttaagaaagatTTGAAAtgcaatatttaaattattttccaaatttattaaaagatttgaaaaaatgatcTTTTCTAAATCctcaatttaattcattttctaaattaattttattatttgaaaagctttttatttttaaattctcaatttatttatttatttttcaaattaatttctaattttcataattccactTTATACCTTTTGAGTGTTTGGTACACGAGAATAGAGAGTGAGAATAaacatttcattcattttctcccttatttctatgtttggataaatgttaagaaggtaaaaatagaataaaaaattattcaggTAGAAATCAAATACAACTTATAAGCCTAATTTGAATTCATCAAAAGTAGATGGtataataagaaatttgaattcttttattctttttttgaaaataagaaaaacatttgctagctttgagaatttaaatattataataaatatatatatatatatatatatattggtaaaataaaattttataactacttaagcatgacaaatattcaaatttttaataaaaataataattgaatatttgtacatcagggttatatgattttttatggttaattttttatttattgagtatatgtatttttttaaattatatggaatgatattattgtaaatttatttctttttcatttctattcctattattattaaacattgaaatgaaacaaataatcattccaatcttacATTTCTAAGTTCAtcaaaatgctaaaaataaaatcatcaaattcatttctatctactaaaaaataggaatggaaacaaaatattcatttctatttattataaatttatttctttttattcattatcCTCATTCATACAATCATATTTACCTATTTAATTCAAGTTGCCTTGACGGAGGAAAGTAATCTAAAACTAGCATCgatagaataaattttttaacttaaatctCAATAGCCTACTTCACTAGCactcttttatttccttttaatccaaatttgattttcatttggtttatattttttaaaaacattaagtttgtttatttcttgtttcattatttatttattttttaaatagcttTGTAGACCCCCCGAGGAGGCTGGGGGgctctttttattatttttcttttcttcttggcTTCCTGCAGGGCTCTCAAGTGGGCTGCTCTCGGGCAGCTGGATAGGACGGGGAGGTAGCCGCCAGATGGGACGGGTGGCAGAGAAGAGGATGGCTTGCTGAGGAAGctaaaaacagagagagaaaaggaGAGAAAGGAGGGAGCAGAGGTTTCGGCTagagggaggaggaggagatTTGGTGGAAGAAAAAACCAGAGAGAAGGAGTTTCATCGGGCGCGGTAAGTTCCCATTTTTGCATGCCTACTTCaccatttgataatatattcCATTGTTTGCTGTGGACTTCGAGGGCCACAGGTTTGGTTTGGGTTGAACCCGTTTGTATGCACACTATGCTCTGTTCCCGTTTTCATTTCTCTTTGGTGTCCATCTCTGTACATGTATGGCCGTTATCATTCTTATGTTCCTTGTTTCGATCTCTATACATGCCTTCATCGTCATGCTCCCTTAGTGcatctcattttccttctctGAATTTCATGGGTCCTTCGCGTCAAAATACCCCCCGCGCACCACTTCTCTTTCTACACCGCAGCCATGCCCATTCTCTCTCATTACTGCACCAGCCGCCATGGCAGCAGTGTCGAAGACGCCGCAGTGGCAGCACCTCCTCACCACGTCGCCAGGCCGTCGCCACTCTCCCCGGCCACGCGCGCGCCTGCACCAGCCGCCATGGCAGCAGCGTCGAAGACGCCACCGCGGCAGCACCTCCTCACCACGTCGCCAGGCCGCCGCCACTCTCTCCGGCCACGCGTGCGCCTGCATCGACCACCATGGCAGCAGTGTCTTCTAGACTCCGCCACGGCTCCCCTCTTCATCGCGCTGCCGGTGATGGAGGGCTCCCTTCGAGGTTGACGCTCAGGTGGAGAGA from Vitis riparia cultivar Riparia Gloire de Montpellier isolate 1030 chromosome 8, EGFV_Vit.rip_1.0, whole genome shotgun sequence includes the following:
- the LOC117920675 gene encoding protein PELOTA 1-like, whose protein sequence is MKLVEEEKILPNSGGTINIVPEEPDDMWLLYNLISKGDVIVADTTRKTAFGRVRLTLEIKITAIDYDKVGSVIRVAGRNLVHNEHVDAGAFHTIEIERNKPFDLKKKVWDSDAIEELRSYGNAAKADLAVLLIQDVSAELYSIGKIATTLCANIEAPSKTNLNKNRAAKSKSQSKSNKFFENILTEFEKHVNFNFVSLVIIASPVGTEFRQYLLAESRRQKLQQIEENKERVVVVNTSGKATLKAVLHEPEVMKLIRGKNGAVQITAWKDLCDMLSNDSSRACYGSKSVEKANELMAIDTLFISDELYRSANHGSRHKYTDLVKSVKKAGGMALVYSHNHVMGEQLGQLTGVAAILRFPLPDLDDMEL